The DNA region tttagaagagaaaatattacttttaaaaactagaaaactttagagagtagtgaaattgttagttctTAAAAACTTTGGGGacaaaaatagtaaattttatatttttttaatattattgataaaatgataattttaatcttaCCTCTTCTAATAACCTATAgatgagattttagatttttccaATCTCATAGATGTATCTTTGAGAACGTatcaaaacttgggtaggaAGTAACCCTTGGAGGATGCATACATTGTGTATCCACTATCCAGAGACCTCTTGGTATGTCTCatagaagaaattgaaaattccTTGTAgattattatgaataaatttctGTCTAAGCTGGTATACCTACCCGCATTTCTTACCTATTGGTCTTTTAGTTGATCACTGGTCAAGATGTTCATTCGAGTAGGCTGGATGAAAGGAGAATCTAGTCTAGGTGGTGGAAATTAATTGGCATCGGAGAAAGATAAACCTCATCTTCATAGGCCTccacttatattttaaaacagcCTATTTCAAGtaattaattttctcttcttgatttccaattaagattttttttcccctttctgtataataatacaaatatttaaaatacgcAACAGTGATACAATAAGATTCCCAATATATTTGTTTGCCGACCCAATCCCCCCAGTGAGCGGAGTTGGCCTTGGCCTTGGCCTTCTTCTTATTAAACCCTTCCAACTTCTACCTAGCTATCAACTTTCTCTCAACTCTCAAGCCAAAACTGTCTTATAGAAGTGAGGAAAGTGGGTgcacatttttatatatttatgccAATAGATTGTCGAGCTTCTTCAATTATGACAATGCCGCCTCCTGATAACCCTTCTTTGCAGACAGCAAAGGATGAACATGAGCCTTTGGTTTTTGATGCATCACTTCTTCAATATCAGTCCAGCATACCTTCACAGTTCATATGGCCTGACCATGAAAAACCAGAACTTGAACCTCCACAATTGATGATTACTCCTATTGACTTGGGGGATTTCCTCTCCGGAGAACCTCTTGCCATCTCAAAAACATCACATCTTATCAATGAGGCATGCAAGAAACATGGATTCTTTCTAGTTGTAAATCACGGTGTTGATTTAAGCCTTATAAAAAAAGCTCACCAGTACATGGACTTGTTCTTTGGCATGCAAATCTCACAGAAGCAAAAAGTTCAAAGAAAGATTGGAGAACACTGTGGATATGCCAGTAGTTTCACTGGTAGATTCTCTTCTAAACTTCCATGGAAAGAAACACTCTCTTTTCGATATTGCGCTGATAAACAGTCCTCCAACATTGTGGAAGAATATTTCTCCAACTCAATGGCTGAAGATTTCAGGCAATTCGGGTAAGAACATGGAGAAATCTTCTTTTATGCCATCAGATTACtagcatatataataaaaatcacaactgtcttttttttaatttattttatatggatGTGTGATTTGTGCAGAAAGGTATACCAAGAATATTGTGAGGCCATGAGCAGTCTCTCACTTGGGATCATGGAGCTGTTGGGAACTAGTCTAGGGGTCGGGGGAGCATACTTTAAGGAGTTTTTTCAAGGAAATGATTCGATAATGAGACTTAATTACTATCCCCCTTGCCAAAAACCTAATTTGACACTAGGAACTGGCCCTCACTGTGATCCCACATCCTTAACAATCCTTCACCAGGACCAAGTGGGTGGACTTCAAGTGTTTGTGGATGAAGAATGGCAGTCCATTGCTCCCAACCCAGAAGCTTTCGTTGTTAACATTGGCGACACATTCatggtaattaaattaattgatgtAATTAATCAAGGTcgtaaatatttaagaaattaattagaatGAAGTATGATTAAACTGTGGTTATTTTTCTGTCTGATGTTTCTGCAGGCTCTATCAAATGGCATTTACAAGAGTTGCTTGCACAGAGCGGTGGTGAATAATACGACTGTAAGGAAATCTCTTGCTTTCTTTCTATGTCCAAAGATGGACAAGGTGGTGACACCCCCAAAAGGTTTAGTTGATGCTGATAATCCAAGAATGTATCCAGACTTCGTGTGGGCCAGTTTGCTGGAATTTACACAGAAATATTATCGAGCTGACATGAAAACTCTTGATGCCTTCTCTCACTGGCTTCATGGTCAGCAGCAAGTATTAAGAGGGTAACCATAAAGTTGAAGAGTTATATTAATTACTGTTAAGGATTTTATCAGTTGGAGGGCCAGATATGAATATGAAGGGAGatatacattaattataatGCAGATTGAGAGGCTTGGTGCTTGTATTATGATGGTGGAAAAAGTACTAAAAGAAAAGGCAACAGAACCAGCAAAAAAAGAGGTCATTTTTGTGTAATGATGTGTTTGTGTTGGAGAATCGTATCTGAAAGCAAGAAGcatatttagaaataattaaaGAGCTGAATGCATGGGCTCCATTGCGCGTTGGTATTACCAAAATGGGTACTCGCCGTGCTTTTGCTTCTGTCCACCCCCCCAACTTCTCTTCTCCATTCACGAATGTAAagtccttttttttaattttatatatatatatatatatatattttataatataaatttttgtgtCCAATCCTCACCAAGAAAGACAAGAGGCTCGCAATGATGCTATTGTACTACATCTTCACGTCACCccacccccaaaaaaaaaaaaactatttttggaATACGTaactttaatcttttattattttttacttattaaatttaaaaaaattgatgctCATCTATGATTCTTTAATTCCTTATCAAAACCATATGATAATTTACCGTTATAATAGATAGTATTATcctaatcataattaattacttactcttgaaagataataatatttaataaattataaagtaaAGATCCAATAAGAATATACATTGCATATTAAATGGGGAACCTAACTCATACTTAATTAAACCATGCAAAATAAGCCGCACAACGTGATGATCAAGTGAATAGAGCTAGATTTGAATgtaatcaaactcaaaagtcaacttaaaatcaatttgagatctaattaaaatttcttttaactcaaactcaatttaatttataaaattaaaacttgaactaaacacagaagaaatttgattttaaatttcgcccaaactgaatttaaacttgaatatttgaatcaattgatttataaaaataacCTAATCCTTTTCTTGAGATAAATCATTATGATTTCGAATTTGACTTAGTTAATCTAAGTTAAGAGTTGAACTCAAAGCAGCTCAGGTCGCATCATGGCCTACAAGTGTATGAGATCGGCCGGCGGTGGATGCATTTGGTCTGGAGTGGAACCTCTCAGTCTTAAATGTTGAATAGAACTTGAGCAGATTGGGAAAttctttaaagaaataaaaggcaTCGTCTAAAGacgagagtgagagtgagagtgagagtcGTAGCAGTACGCTCTAGAAATCATAATGATACTGTTGACGATATTTTAATGGAAGAAGATAATAGAAGTATAAAGCTTTCCCATTATTCCAACGTCCAAGTTTGAAGTTATTCGGACATCTACCCTTTAAGAATCCATTTAGTCAGTGGGGTTCTGGCATTTTCTTTGTAAAGAAGATGGATCAAATCATTGAATCACAATCACAATCACGTTTCCAATAGTTGTTTGGATCTTGCAGCTCAATATAAGCTAGCTAGCTCATTCCATTCTTACATGGTGCCTGAACAACCCACGTAATCCCTCACCCATTGTCCAATCAAACCAGCTATATTTTGTCAAAACAGGAATATATGTTACTCAAATGAGCATAGTTTATACTCGTAACAacagaaaaatataatagatatcaaaattaaagggcTAGTCTTGGCCAATCTAACTGATCAAATCATCGGTCAAACTGAATATTCAACTAAACAGAATTGTGACTTACGATATATAACACATATTTCTTACCAAATGGGTTTGTCAGCACAACGGTTCAACTGAACtgataatacataaattattaaagaatgTATAATGAAaccaccatatttttattagcATTGACTAGTCCACAGGAGACTACTAAAGGATGCAACCAACAAGTGGTAGTTTGACAAAATTCCCTGGCCCTGCTGCACATGCTTCCTATCCTTACTCTATGCACATACATCTTTTACATACACAAGAAGATTCTGAAGACAAACAGTTAATATTTACTCTCAGTTTTACCCAATAAAATCGTTTGACATGTCCAAAGATAATGGCATTATCAAGGCTTCCACTGTccacaaaattaattataatgggGGACAGAGAACAAATTCTCGGATTTCTTGAACAAATGAGTTTGGATTCAATTGAAGAGTAAAACTATGATCTTGATATTGATCtcgaatttgaaaattttgagagagaaaaCACAGTTTCATGCAATGTATGTGTTCCAGAAAAGAAGTTAGTACCAGTAGAGTGAATCAAATCACATCCAGAGCAAAGATGAGA from Mangifera indica cultivar Alphonso chromosome 8, CATAS_Mindica_2.1, whole genome shotgun sequence includes:
- the LOC123224435 gene encoding gibberellin 20 oxidase 1-like encodes the protein MPIDCRASSIMTMPPPDNPSLQTAKDEHEPLVFDASLLQYQSSIPSQFIWPDHEKPELEPPQLMITPIDLGDFLSGEPLAISKTSHLINEACKKHGFFLVVNHGVDLSLIKKAHQYMDLFFGMQISQKQKVQRKIGEHCGYASSFTGRFSSKLPWKETLSFRYCADKQSSNIVEEYFSNSMAEDFRQFGKVYQEYCEAMSSLSLGIMELLGTSLGVGGAYFKEFFQGNDSIMRLNYYPPCQKPNLTLGTGPHCDPTSLTILHQDQVGGLQVFVDEEWQSIAPNPEAFVVNIGDTFMALSNGIYKSCLHRAVVNNTTVRKSLAFFLCPKMDKVVTPPKGLVDADNPRMYPDFVWASLLEFTQKYYRADMKTLDAFSHWLHGQQQVLRG